Proteins encoded in a region of the Blastococcus sp. Marseille-P5729 genome:
- the rpsJ gene encoding 30S ribosomal protein S10, translating into MAGQKIRIRLKAYDHEAIDASARKIVETVTRTGARVVGPVPLPTEKNVYCVIRSPHKYKDSREHFEMRTHKRLIDILDPTPKTVDALMRIDLPASVDVNIQ; encoded by the coding sequence GTGGCGGGACAGAAGATCCGCATCCGGCTCAAGGCCTACGACCACGAAGCGATCGACGCCTCGGCGCGCAAGATCGTCGAGACGGTGACCCGTACCGGCGCCCGCGTGGTCGGCCCAGTGCCGCTGCCTACTGAGAAGAACGTGTACTGCGTCATCCGCTCGCCGCACAAGTACAAGGACAGCCGCGAGCACTTCGAGATGCGCACCCACAAGCGCCTGATCGACATCCTCGACCCCACCCCGAAGACCGTTGACGCCCTGATGCGTATCGATCTGCCGGCCAGCGTCGACGTCAACATCCAGTAG
- a CDS encoding sirohydrochlorin chelatase produces MSERQPALVLCANGTRDLGAAATVRRLARKVARTRPGIDVIRAYADIQSPHVGDLAASLAMAGRTAVIVPVLLCTGAGVGESIASVVRRHRVVAAEPLGPDPALAQLVVDRLRAAGAADGDGVVLVTGVNRTGSAREAANAAVELVRARWVGPVELAFGRDDAQPALAVRHMRERVSNVAIAAYVLGRGRLYRSWRSAGADYLSAPLGSDDLLVELILQRFDSARSRSAPLSSVAAATSTRTSSSA; encoded by the coding sequence ATGAGTGAGCGCCAGCCGGCTCTCGTGCTCTGCGCAAACGGCACGCGCGATCTCGGCGCGGCCGCCACCGTCCGCAGGCTCGCTCGCAAGGTCGCCCGCACGCGGCCCGGCATCGACGTCATCCGCGCGTATGCCGACATCCAGTCGCCGCACGTCGGTGACCTCGCCGCGTCACTGGCCATGGCCGGCAGGACGGCGGTGATCGTTCCCGTGCTGCTGTGCACCGGCGCCGGCGTAGGTGAGTCCATCGCGTCCGTCGTCCGCCGGCACCGCGTGGTTGCCGCCGAGCCCCTCGGCCCGGACCCGGCGCTCGCGCAGCTCGTCGTCGACCGGCTGCGCGCGGCAGGTGCTGCCGACGGTGACGGCGTCGTGCTCGTCACCGGGGTCAACCGCACCGGCAGCGCTCGTGAGGCAGCCAACGCCGCGGTGGAGCTCGTGCGGGCTCGTTGGGTCGGGCCGGTAGAGCTGGCCTTCGGCCGCGACGACGCCCAGCCGGCGCTCGCCGTGCGGCACATGCGAGAGCGCGTGTCGAACGTCGCCATCGCCGCGTACGTCCTCGGCCGCGGCAGGCTCTACCGGAGCTGGCGCTCGGCGGGAGCGGACTACTTGAGCGCCCCGCTCGGCAGCGACGACCTGCTGGTCGAGCTCATTCTTCAGCGGTTCGACTCGGCCCGTTCGCGCAGCGCGCCGCTGAGCAGCGTCGCGGCCGCCACGAGCACGAGAACGAGCAGCAGCGCGTGA
- the rplD gene encoding 50S ribosomal protein L4, producing MTNLTVDVLDAEGKKTGSVDLPAEIFDAQANISLMHQVVVAQLAAKRQGTHKTKGRGEVRGGGAKPYRQKGTGRARQGSIRAPQYAGGGIVHGPTPRDYSQKTPKKMKAAALRGALSDRARAGLVSVVSRFSDGESVKTKDALAILTQATEVAANKRKRVLVVLDRDDLAGWVSLRNVPNVHLLVADQLNTYDVLVADAVVFTESGLQEFLAGGQQAGTVEVPVDDTALAEAEQAEAKAQASEEEK from the coding sequence ATGACCAACCTGACCGTTGACGTCCTCGACGCCGAGGGCAAGAAGACCGGCTCGGTCGATCTCCCCGCGGAGATCTTCGACGCGCAGGCCAACATCTCCCTGATGCACCAGGTCGTCGTGGCTCAGCTCGCGGCCAAGCGCCAGGGCACCCACAAGACCAAGGGTCGCGGCGAGGTCCGCGGCGGCGGCGCCAAGCCGTACCGCCAGAAGGGCACCGGCCGCGCTCGTCAGGGCTCGATCCGCGCTCCGCAGTACGCCGGCGGCGGCATCGTCCACGGCCCGACGCCGCGCGACTACTCGCAGAAGACCCCGAAGAAGATGAAGGCCGCCGCTCTGCGCGGTGCCCTGTCGGACCGCGCCCGCGCGGGCCTGGTCTCGGTCGTCTCGCGGTTCTCCGACGGCGAGAGCGTCAAGACCAAGGACGCCTTGGCGATCCTGACCCAGGCCACCGAGGTGGCCGCCAACAAGCGCAAGCGGGTGCTGGTCGTCCTGGATCGCGATGATCTGGCCGGCTGGGTGTCGCTGCGCAATGTCCCCAACGTGCACCTGCTGGTCGCCGACCAGCTCAACACGTACGACGTCCTGGTCGCCGACGCGGTGGTCTTCACCGAGTCCGGTCTGCAGGAGTTCCTCGCCGGTGGCCAGCAGGCCGGCACGGTCGAGGTCCCGGTCGATGACACCGCCCTCGCCGAGGCCGAGCAGGCCGAGGCCAAGGCGCAGGCCAGCGAAGAGGAGAAGTAG
- the rpsH gene encoding 30S ribosomal protein S8 has translation MTMTDPIADMLTRVRNANSAYHDEVSMPHSKLKTHIAEILKQEGYIASYEVADGEKGKVLKIELKYGPNRERSIAGVRRISKPGLRVYARSTELPRVLGGLGIAIISTSSGLLTDKQATRQRVGGEVLAYVW, from the coding sequence ATGACGATGACCGATCCCATCGCGGACATGCTGACCCGCGTGCGCAACGCCAACTCGGCGTACCACGACGAGGTCTCGATGCCGCACAGCAAGCTCAAGACCCACATCGCCGAGATCCTCAAGCAGGAGGGCTACATCGCCTCCTATGAGGTCGCCGACGGCGAGAAGGGCAAGGTCCTGAAGATCGAGCTCAAGTACGGTCCCAACCGGGAGCGCTCGATCGCCGGCGTCCGCCGCATCTCCAAGCCCGGTCTGCGCGTCTACGCGCGCTCGACCGAGCTTCCCCGGGTGCTCGGCGGCCTCGGCATCGCCATCATCTCGACGTCGTCCGGCCTGCTCACCGACAAGCAGGCGACCCGTCAGCGCGTGGGCGGCGAAGTCCTCGCGTACGTCTGGTAA
- the rpsC gene encoding 30S ribosomal protein S3 — protein MGQKVNPHGFRLGITTEWKSRWFADKQYADYVKEDVAIRKLMTEGMERAGIARVDIERTRDRVRVDIHTARPGIVIGRRGAEAERLRGELEKLTGKQVQLNILEVKNPESDAQLVAQGVAEQLSSRVAFRRAMRKAQQSAMRSPGVKGIRIQCSGRLGGAEMSRSEFYREGRVPLHTLRANIDFGLYEARTTFGRIGVKVWIYKGDVTQSKAERDAAEAALREHRRNRPERRPRRSGSSGTTGVSTEAGRAAAQAAAGPAESAPAEPVAVPETEQPAAEANVAEATAPQPEPAAEAETEKDS, from the coding sequence GTGGGACAGAAGGTCAACCCTCACGGCTTCCGCCTCGGTATCACCACCGAGTGGAAGAGCCGTTGGTTCGCTGACAAGCAGTACGCCGACTACGTCAAGGAAGACGTGGCGATCCGCAAGCTCATGACCGAAGGCATGGAGCGCGCCGGCATCGCCCGCGTCGACATCGAGCGCACCCGCGACCGGGTTCGCGTCGACATCCACACCGCCCGCCCGGGCATCGTCATCGGTCGCCGCGGCGCCGAGGCCGAGCGGCTGCGCGGTGAGCTGGAGAAGCTCACCGGCAAGCAGGTGCAGCTGAACATCCTCGAGGTCAAGAACCCCGAGTCCGATGCGCAGCTGGTCGCCCAGGGCGTCGCCGAGCAGCTCTCGAGCCGCGTGGCCTTCCGCCGCGCGATGCGCAAGGCCCAGCAGTCGGCGATGCGCTCGCCGGGCGTGAAGGGCATCCGCATCCAGTGCTCGGGCCGTCTCGGCGGTGCCGAAATGTCGCGCTCGGAGTTCTACCGCGAGGGTCGCGTGCCCTTGCACACCCTCCGCGCGAATATCGACTTCGGCCTGTACGAGGCCCGCACCACCTTCGGCCGCATCGGCGTGAAGGTGTGGATCTACAAGGGCGATGTGACCCAGAGCAAGGCCGAGCGCGATGCCGCCGAGGCCGCGCTGCGCGAGCACCGCCGCAACCGCCCCGAGCGCCGTCCGCGCCGATCGGGTTCGTCGGGCACCACCGGCGTGTCGACCGAGGCCGGCCGCGCCGCCGCCCAGGCCGCCGCCGGACCGGCCGAGTCGGCTCCGGCCGAGCCGGTCGCCGTCCCCGAGACCGAGCAGCCCGCCGCCGAGGCGAACGTCGCCGAGGCGACCGCCCCGCAGCCGGAGCCGGCCGCCGAGGCAGAGACTGAGAAGGACTCCTGA
- the rplE gene encoding 50S ribosomal protein L5 has protein sequence MTTETPERVIPRLKTRYNDEIAPALREQFGYSNAMLIPRVVKVVVNMGVGDAAKDAKLIDGALRDLTLITGQKPQLRRATKSIAQFKLREGQPIGAKVTLRGTRMWEFLDRTLSLALPRIRDFRGLSAKQFDGNGNYTFGLTEQSMFHEIDIDKIDRVRGMDITVVTTAKTDDEGRALLKALGFPFKED, from the coding sequence ATGACTACTGAGACCCCCGAGCGCGTCATCCCGCGCCTGAAGACTCGCTACAACGACGAGATCGCGCCCGCGCTGCGCGAGCAGTTCGGCTACTCGAATGCGATGCTGATCCCGCGCGTGGTGAAGGTCGTCGTCAACATGGGTGTCGGCGACGCCGCCAAGGACGCCAAGCTGATCGACGGCGCGCTGCGCGACCTCACCCTGATCACCGGGCAGAAGCCGCAGCTGCGTCGCGCCACGAAGTCCATCGCGCAGTTCAAGCTGCGCGAGGGCCAGCCGATCGGCGCGAAGGTCACGCTGCGTGGAACCCGGATGTGGGAGTTCCTCGACCGCACCCTGTCGCTGGCGCTGCCGCGCATCCGCGACTTCCGCGGCCTGTCGGCCAAGCAGTTCGACGGCAACGGCAACTACACCTTCGGGCTCACCGAGCAGTCGATGTTCCACGAGATCGACATCGACAAGATCGACCGCGTCCGCGGCATGGACATCACGGTCGTCACCACCGCCAAGACCGACGATGAGGGACGGGCTCTGCTCAAGGCACTCGGCTTCCCGTTCAAGGAGGACTAA
- the rplP gene encoding 50S ribosomal protein L16, with translation MLIPRKVKYRKQHHPGRAGAASGGTRVTFGDYGIQAMEPAYVTNRQIESARIAINRHIRRGGKVWINIFPDRPLTKKPAEVRMGSGKGSPEWWVANVKPGRVLFELTYPNEQIAREALRRAIHKLPMKCRIVKRDQEF, from the coding sequence ATGCTTATCCCTCGCAAGGTCAAGTACCGCAAGCAGCATCACCCGGGTCGCGCCGGCGCTGCCAGCGGCGGCACCCGCGTCACGTTCGGTGACTACGGCATCCAGGCCATGGAGCCGGCGTACGTCACCAACCGCCAGATCGAGTCCGCTCGTATCGCCATCAACCGCCACATCCGCCGTGGCGGCAAGGTCTGGATCAACATCTTCCCGGACCGCCCGCTGACCAAGAAGCCCGCCGAGGTCCGCATGGGCTCGGGCAAGGGCTCGCCGGAGTGGTGGGTGGCCAACGTGAAGCCGGGCCGCGTGCTGTTCGAGCTGACCTACCCAAACGAGCAGATCGCCCGCGAGGCACTTCGCCGCGCGATCCACAAGCTCCCGATGAAGTGCCGCATCGTCAAGCGCGATCAGGAGTTCTAA
- the rplW gene encoding 50S ribosomal protein L23 — protein sequence MAADPRDVLLAPVISEKSYGLIEENKYTFLIHPDANKTQIKIAVEQIFGVKVLSVNTINRQGKRKRTRFGYGKRKDTKRAIVTVAEGDRIEIFGGSVS from the coding sequence ATGGCTGCCGACCCCCGCGACGTACTGCTCGCTCCGGTCATCTCGGAGAAGAGCTACGGGCTGATCGAGGAGAACAAGTACACCTTCCTCATCCACCCGGACGCCAACAAGACCCAGATCAAGATCGCCGTCGAGCAGATCTTCGGCGTGAAGGTCCTGTCGGTGAACACCATCAACCGCCAGGGCAAGCGCAAGCGCACCCGCTTCGGCTACGGCAAGCGCAAGGACACCAAGCGCGCGATCGTGACCGTCGCCGAGGGCGATCGCATCGAGATCTTCGGAGGCTCGGTCAGCTAG
- the rplN gene encoding 50S ribosomal protein L14 — protein sequence MIQQESRLRVADNTGAREVLCIRVLGGSGRRYAGIGDVIVATVKDAIPGAGVKKGDVVKCVIVRTVKEKRRPDGSYIKFDENAAVLIKPDGEPRGTRIFGPVGRELRDKRYMKIISLAPEVL from the coding sequence GTGATTCAGCAGGAGTCGCGACTTCGGGTCGCCGACAACACCGGAGCCCGAGAGGTCCTGTGCATTCGGGTCCTCGGCGGTTCCGGTCGCCGCTACGCCGGCATCGGTGATGTCATCGTCGCCACCGTCAAGGACGCCATTCCCGGCGCCGGCGTCAAGAAGGGCGATGTCGTCAAGTGCGTCATCGTCCGCACCGTCAAGGAGAAGCGTCGCCCCGACGGCTCCTACATCAAGTTCGACGAGAACGCCGCCGTCCTGATCAAGCCGGACGGCGAGCCTCGCGGCACCCGCATCTTCGGCCCTGTCGGGCGCGAGCTGCGCGACAAGAGGTACATGAAGATCATCTCGCTCGCCCCGGAGGTGCTGTAA
- the rplB gene encoding 50S ribosomal protein L2: protein MGIRKYKPTTPGRRGSSVSDFAEITRSTPEKSLVRPLHNKGGRNAHGKVTTRHQGGGHKRAYRLIDFRRADKDGVPAKVAHIEYDPNRTARIALLHYADGEKRYILAPVRLGQGATVESGPGADIKPGNNLPLRNIPTGTVVHAIELRPGGGAKIARSAGASVQLVAKDGPYAQLRMPSGEIRNVDARCRATVGEVGNAEHANIDWGKAGRMRWKGKRPVVRGVAMNPVDHPHGGGEGKTSGGRHPVNPAGKPEGRTRRRKPSDQLIVRRRRTGKKR, encoded by the coding sequence ATGGGCATCCGCAAGTACAAGCCGACGACTCCGGGTCGTCGCGGGTCGAGCGTCTCTGACTTCGCAGAGATCACCCGCAGCACCCCGGAGAAGTCGCTCGTGCGTCCGCTGCACAACAAGGGCGGCCGCAACGCTCATGGAAAGGTCACCACCCGCCACCAGGGTGGTGGGCACAAGCGTGCCTACCGGCTGATCGACTTCCGCCGCGCGGACAAAGACGGCGTTCCTGCCAAGGTCGCTCACATCGAGTACGACCCCAACCGCACCGCACGCATCGCACTGCTGCACTACGCAGACGGCGAGAAGCGCTACATTCTGGCGCCGGTGCGGCTCGGCCAGGGAGCAACCGTCGAGTCCGGCCCCGGAGCCGACATCAAGCCCGGCAACAACCTTCCCCTGCGCAACATCCCGACCGGTACCGTCGTCCACGCCATCGAGCTGCGTCCCGGTGGCGGTGCGAAGATCGCCCGCTCGGCCGGCGCCTCGGTGCAGCTGGTGGCCAAGGACGGCCCGTACGCGCAGCTGCGCATGCCCTCCGGCGAGATCCGTAACGTGGACGCGCGCTGCCGCGCGACCGTCGGCGAGGTCGGCAACGCCGAGCACGCCAACATCGACTGGGGCAAGGCCGGCCGCATGCGCTGGAAGGGCAAGCGTCCGGTCGTCCGCGGTGTCGCCATGAACCCGGTTGACCACCCGCACGGTGGTGGCGAGGGCAAGACCTCTGGTGGCCGCCATCCGGTGAACCCGGCCGGCAAGCCCGAGGGCCGTACCCGCCGCCGCAAGCCAAGCGATCAGCTGATCGTCCGTCGTCGCCGTACCGGCAAGAAGCGCTAA
- the rpsQ gene encoding 30S ribosomal protein S17 → MADEVVTDKPDETLDKEIGHGGDRNYRKVRSGIVVSDKMDKTVVVQVEDRVKHALYGKVMRRSSRLKVHDENNEAGIGDRVRVMETRPLSATKRWRLVQVIEKAR, encoded by the coding sequence ATGGCTGATGAAGTAGTGACTGACAAGCCGGACGAGACCCTCGACAAGGAGATCGGCCACGGCGGTGACCGCAACTACCGCAAGGTGCGCAGCGGCATCGTAGTCAGCGACAAGATGGACAAGACCGTCGTCGTTCAGGTCGAGGACCGAGTCAAGCACGCGCTGTACGGCAAGGTCATGCGCCGCAGCTCGCGCCTGAAGGTCCACGACGAGAACAACGAGGCCGGCATCGGCGACCGCGTGCGCGTCATGGAGACCCGCCCGCTGTCGGCCACCAAGCGCTGGCGCCTGGTCCAGGTCATCGAGAAGGCCCGCTAA
- the rplX gene encoding 50S ribosomal protein L24 — translation MKVKKGDTVLIISGKDKGAKGKVIAAYPEKQKVIVEGVGRVKRHTRMQASQRGSQEGGIVTQEAAIHVSNVMVVDKEGKATRVGYRKDEDGRNVRVSKRATGKDKDL, via the coding sequence ATGAAGGTCAAGAAGGGCGACACCGTCCTGATCATCTCCGGCAAGGACAAGGGCGCGAAGGGCAAGGTCATCGCCGCCTACCCGGAGAAGCAGAAGGTCATCGTCGAGGGCGTCGGTCGCGTCAAGCGCCACACCCGGATGCAGGCCAGCCAGCGCGGCTCGCAGGAGGGCGGCATCGTCACCCAGGAGGCGGCGATCCACGTCAGCAACGTGATGGTCGTCGACAAGGAGGGCAAGGCCACCCGCGTCGGCTACCGCAAGGACGAGGACGGCCGCAACGTGCGCGTCTCCAAGCGCGCCACCGGCAAGGACAAGGACCTCTAA
- the rplV gene encoding 50S ribosomal protein L22 — protein MTATAQDDVQVVRARAKHVRVTPMKARRVIDLIRDLPTSEALTLLQFAPQSASEPVYKVLASAIANAEENHQLDADTLVVHRAYVDEGPTMKRFRPRAQGRAYRIRKRTSHITIEVAPLASKPAKKGSAR, from the coding sequence ATGACTGCCACCGCACAGGACGACGTCCAGGTCGTCCGCGCGCGTGCCAAGCATGTGCGCGTCACGCCGATGAAGGCGCGTCGTGTCATCGATCTCATCCGGGACCTGCCGACCTCCGAGGCGCTCACGCTGCTTCAGTTCGCTCCTCAGTCGGCCAGCGAGCCGGTGTACAAGGTGCTGGCCAGCGCGATCGCGAACGCCGAGGAGAACCACCAGCTCGACGCCGACACGCTGGTCGTGCACCGCGCGTACGTCGACGAGGGTCCGACGATGAAGCGTTTCCGTCCGCGCGCCCAGGGCCGCGCCTACCGGATCCGCAAGCGCACCAGCCACATCACCATCGAGGTAGCGCCGCTGGCCTCGAAGCCCGCAAAGAAGGGGAGTGCCCGCTAG
- a CDS encoding type Z 30S ribosomal protein S14 — protein MAKKALINKANRKPKFAVRAYTRCNKCGRPHSVYRKFGLCRICLREMAHAGELPGITKSSW, from the coding sequence ATGGCTAAGAAGGCCCTGATCAACAAGGCGAACCGCAAGCCCAAGTTCGCCGTGCGCGCCTACACGCGGTGCAACAAGTGCGGTCGCCCGCACTCCGTCTACCGCAAGTTCGGCCTGTGCCGCATCTGCCTGCGCGAGATGGCGCACGCGGGCGAGCTGCCCGGAATCACCAAGTCCAGCTGGTAA
- the rpmC gene encoding 50S ribosomal protein L29: MAVGTSPSDLRELEDDELETRLRESKEELFNLRFQVATGQLDNHKRLKAVRSDIARIYTILRERELGLASAPSESSGS; encoded by the coding sequence ATGGCAGTCGGAACCTCGCCGTCGGACCTGCGTGAGCTCGAGGATGACGAGCTCGAGACTCGCCTGCGCGAGTCGAAGGAAGAGCTGTTCAACCTGCGCTTCCAGGTCGCGACCGGCCAACTGGACAACCACAAGCGGCTGAAGGCCGTCCGCAGCGACATCGCCCGGATCTACACGATCCTGCGCGAGCGCGAGCTGGGCCTGGCATCGGCACCGAGCGAGAGCAGCGGGAGCTAA
- a CDS encoding MFS transporter has translation MSHGLRRWAAAIVTVFFAAGLGLATYLSRTPHVRDLLGASTSEMSLMVMSLGIGSMTGLLAAGHLESALGPRRAILVFGLVAQAGLIGAAFAGGAHSFVGMALGLIVFGLGAGTVDVVMNVSAAAVERQLARTVMPVFHAIFSLGTLAGAGLGALAERYGLPLIPPLLPVAAINAAAVSVTNPWICQPPLEHDAPVGVRARLGAWKDRRTLLIGVVVLGMALAEGSANDWLALTMVDGHGVSNTGGAVALGVFLASMTLTRLAGVRLVDRIGRVLALRACGALACGGLLLVIFVDNAAVAYSGVALWGAGAALGFPLGMSAAAEDPRYAAARVSVVSTIGYIAFLVAPPVIGFLGERTGLRHALLLVLVLVAAATLLSGALRERAESNR, from the coding sequence GTGAGTCACGGGCTGAGGCGGTGGGCGGCGGCCATCGTCACGGTGTTCTTCGCCGCGGGCCTGGGACTTGCCACCTACCTGTCTCGGACGCCGCACGTGCGTGACCTGCTCGGGGCGTCGACATCCGAGATGAGCCTGATGGTGATGTCGCTGGGCATCGGCTCGATGACCGGCCTGCTGGCGGCAGGCCACCTCGAATCTGCGCTCGGCCCACGGCGGGCGATCCTCGTCTTCGGCCTCGTCGCGCAGGCCGGGCTCATCGGGGCCGCCTTCGCCGGCGGCGCCCATTCATTCGTCGGGATGGCACTGGGACTCATCGTGTTCGGGCTGGGCGCCGGGACGGTGGACGTCGTAATGAACGTGAGCGCCGCGGCCGTCGAGCGGCAGCTCGCGCGCACGGTGATGCCGGTCTTCCATGCGATCTTCAGCCTCGGCACCCTGGCGGGAGCGGGTCTGGGCGCGCTCGCTGAGCGATACGGACTGCCGCTCATCCCTCCCCTGCTTCCGGTGGCAGCCATCAACGCCGCCGCCGTGTCTGTCACCAACCCCTGGATCTGCCAACCGCCATTGGAGCACGACGCCCCGGTTGGCGTCCGAGCGCGCCTCGGTGCGTGGAAGGATCGCCGCACCCTGCTGATCGGCGTCGTCGTTCTCGGGATGGCGCTCGCGGAAGGGAGCGCCAACGACTGGCTCGCCCTGACGATGGTCGATGGCCACGGGGTGAGCAACACCGGCGGCGCCGTGGCGCTTGGCGTCTTCCTCGCCTCCATGACCCTGACCCGCCTGGCGGGCGTGCGACTGGTCGACCGGATTGGGCGGGTGCTGGCGTTACGCGCCTGCGGCGCGCTGGCGTGCGGTGGACTACTGCTGGTGATCTTCGTCGATAACGCAGCCGTCGCGTACTCGGGTGTCGCGCTCTGGGGCGCGGGGGCGGCACTTGGCTTTCCGCTCGGGATGTCCGCGGCGGCTGAAGATCCGCGATACGCAGCGGCCCGCGTCAGCGTCGTATCGACGATCGGCTATATCGCCTTCTTGGTCGCACCGCCGGTGATCGGCTTCCTCGGCGAGCGAACGGGGCTACGTCACGCGCTGCTGCTCGTTCTCGTGCTCGTGGCGGCCGCGACGCTGCTCAGCGGCGCGCTGCGCGAACGGGCCGAGTCGAACCGCTGA
- the rpsS gene encoding 30S ribosomal protein S19, giving the protein MPRSVKKGYFVDDHLLKKVDAQNEKNTKTVIKTWSRRSTIIPDMLGHTFAVHDGRKHVPVFVSESMVGHKLGEFAPTRTFKGHVKDDRKSRRG; this is encoded by the coding sequence ATGCCACGTTCGGTCAAGAAGGGCTACTTCGTCGACGACCATCTGCTGAAGAAGGTCGACGCCCAGAACGAGAAGAACACCAAGACCGTGATCAAGACCTGGTCGCGTCGCTCGACGATCATCCCCGACATGCTCGGCCACACCTTCGCCGTCCACGACGGCCGCAAGCACGTGCCGGTCTTCGTCTCGGAGTCCATGGTCGGCCACAAGCTCGGCGAGTTCGCCCCGACGCGCACCTTCAAGGGGCACGTCAAGGACGATCGCAAGTCGCGCCGCGGCTAG
- the rplC gene encoding 50S ribosomal protein L3, with the protein MTSKYTRNERGVLGTKLGMTQVFDDNNRMVPVTVVKAGPCVVTQVRKPDVDGYSAIQIGYGEIDPRKVNQPQKGHFSKAGVSPRRHIAEIRTDDAESYEVGQEITLDIFEAGQSVDVTGTSKGKGFAGVMKRHGFAGVSASHGAHRNHRKPGSIGGCATPGRVFKGLRMAGRMGNERVTTLGLEVVRVDADRGLLLIKGAIPGNAKGVVYVRSSVKNAAKGGAQ; encoded by the coding sequence ATGACCAGCAAGTACACCCGCAACGAGCGCGGCGTCCTTGGCACGAAGCTGGGGATGACCCAGGTCTTCGACGACAACAACCGGATGGTTCCGGTGACCGTCGTCAAGGCCGGCCCGTGCGTCGTGACCCAGGTTCGCAAGCCGGATGTCGACGGCTACTCCGCCATCCAGATCGGCTACGGCGAGATCGACCCGCGCAAGGTCAACCAGCCGCAGAAGGGCCACTTCAGCAAGGCCGGTGTCAGCCCGCGTCGCCACATCGCCGAGATCCGCACCGACGACGCCGAGTCGTACGAGGTTGGGCAGGAGATCACCCTCGACATCTTCGAGGCCGGCCAGTCCGTCGACGTCACCGGCACCAGCAAGGGCAAGGGCTTCGCCGGCGTCATGAAGCGCCACGGCTTCGCCGGCGTGTCGGCCAGCCACGGAGCGCACCGCAACCACCGCAAGCCGGGCTCGATCGGCGGCTGCGCCACCCCCGGCCGCGTGTTCAAGGGCCTGCGGATGGCCGGACGCATGGGCAACGAGCGGGTCACCACCCTCGGCCTGGAGGTCGTCCGCGTGGACGCCGACCGTGGCCTCCTGCTCATCAAGGGTGCGATCCCGGGCAACGCCAAGGGCGTGGTCTACGTTCGCAGCTCCGTCAAGAACGCCGCGAAGGGCGGTGCGCAGTAA
- the aqpZ gene encoding aquaporin Z, which produces MHPTMPQRLWAELLGTFWLVFGGCGSAVLAATFVTDSSYPAGIGFVGVALAFGLTVVTGAYAVGHLSGGHFNPAVTLGLWAGRRVESAAVLPYIVAQIIGGTVAGALLYVIASGQDGFDAVESGFATNGYGDRSPGGYSLLAVLLIEIVLTAVFIWIILGVTSSRAPKGFAPLAIGLALTLIHLISIPVSNTSVNPARSLGVAWFAGGEALGQVWLFLVAPIVGALIAGFSYRYLTGDNDQVELDEQTQRAATET; this is translated from the coding sequence GTGCACCCCACCATGCCCCAGCGCCTGTGGGCCGAGCTCCTCGGCACCTTCTGGCTCGTCTTCGGAGGCTGCGGCTCGGCCGTGCTTGCCGCCACCTTCGTCACTGACAGCTCCTACCCGGCCGGAATCGGCTTCGTCGGTGTTGCGCTGGCCTTCGGACTGACCGTCGTGACCGGCGCATACGCGGTCGGGCACCTCTCCGGCGGTCACTTCAACCCCGCGGTCACCCTCGGCCTGTGGGCCGGTCGTCGGGTCGAGAGCGCCGCGGTGCTGCCGTATATCGTCGCCCAGATCATCGGCGGCACCGTCGCCGGCGCGCTGCTGTACGTCATCGCCTCCGGCCAGGACGGGTTCGACGCCGTCGAGTCGGGCTTCGCCACGAACGGCTACGGCGACCGCTCCCCCGGCGGCTACTCACTGCTCGCCGTCCTGCTGATCGAGATCGTGCTGACCGCGGTCTTCATCTGGATCATTCTCGGCGTGACCTCCTCGCGGGCACCGAAGGGCTTCGCGCCGCTGGCCATCGGCCTGGCCCTGACGCTGATCCACCTGATCTCGATCCCGGTCTCCAACACCTCGGTCAATCCGGCGCGATCGCTGGGCGTGGCCTGGTTCGCCGGCGGTGAGGCGCTCGGCCAGGTGTGGCTGTTCCTCGTCGCCCCGATCGTCGGGGCGTTGATCGCGGGCTTCTCGTACCGCTATCTGACCGGTGACAACGACCAAGTCGAGCTCGATGAGCAGACCCAGCGGGCCGCGACGGAGACCTGA